Proteins encoded within one genomic window of Thermoanaerobaculia bacterium:
- a CDS encoding cytochrome c3 family protein, with product MKLFIVFTFCIPAVFAWAGEMPHPSVVDPSTAKCELCHEELLKGKVHPIVEEGCTNCHEMSKKEGKTVVSLMMEGNDLCTMCHAEMEDVFERSSMHGAVEDCLNCHVPHASETDHLMKATLPDLCMECHDRDELKTRIHKGQPVHATNCILCHDPHGNNRPHMLTGKVQHPPFAESSCEACHRATRTKKARLIVKEPDLCYACHGDLPDKFNGTSIHGPVKEGTCTKCHDPHQSPYPKLLDEKGSNLCFECHKEIKVLVEAKAHSPAKEDCFSCHGVHATGRPHLLLEDMMPEDSIASLCGSCHDLDDLKGKHRGAKMESLDCTGCHNPHGSKDGKLLQTTSVHPVFEDCDNCHTEGTKLMEEDPDLCAMCHDDVAEKASKAKVAHPVMEMGCTNCHTPHVSREAHLFKGPQVEVCGACHSMEYTVYHGVIESVGCQACHEPHGGNGETLLKVAGNGLCLQCHDKEAKVDDILSVQNNDVKRISLDPQKRMGHPILKHPVSGEVFDVNKVKMPKEIKSLGCLSCHNPHGGSSGRLYAANKESYNELCAMCHSK from the coding sequence GTGAAGTTGTTTATTGTATTTACTTTCTGCATACCAGCGGTGTTTGCGTGGGCGGGGGAAATGCCCCACCCCTCGGTTGTGGATCCATCCACGGCAAAATGTGAACTTTGCCACGAGGAACTCCTGAAAGGCAAGGTACATCCGATTGTGGAAGAGGGATGCACCAACTGCCACGAGATGTCGAAAAAAGAGGGAAAAACCGTCGTATCCCTGATGATGGAAGGGAATGACCTGTGCACGATGTGTCACGCCGAAATGGAAGATGTCTTTGAGCGATCTTCGATGCATGGTGCGGTGGAGGACTGCCTGAACTGCCATGTTCCCCACGCCAGTGAAACCGATCACCTTATGAAAGCGACACTCCCGGACCTATGCATGGAGTGCCATGACCGGGACGAGCTGAAAACCAGGATTCACAAAGGACAGCCGGTTCACGCAACGAACTGCATCCTCTGTCACGACCCTCACGGTAACAACCGTCCCCATATGTTGACAGGAAAGGTGCAGCACCCCCCTTTCGCAGAGAGTTCCTGTGAAGCGTGTCACCGGGCTACCCGAACTAAAAAGGCACGACTGATTGTAAAAGAACCGGACCTCTGTTACGCGTGCCATGGTGATTTACCAGATAAATTCAATGGAACAAGTATTCATGGCCCGGTGAAAGAGGGAACATGCACGAAGTGCCACGATCCCCATCAGTCTCCCTATCCGAAATTGCTGGATGAAAAAGGATCCAATCTTTGCTTTGAATGCCACAAGGAGATCAAGGTTCTTGTCGAGGCAAAGGCACACAGCCCCGCAAAGGAAGACTGTTTCTCCTGTCACGGCGTTCACGCAACAGGCAGGCCCCATCTTCTTTTGGAGGACATGATGCCGGAAGATTCAATCGCGAGCCTGTGCGGAAGCTGTCACGACCTGGACGACCTGAAGGGCAAGCACCGGGGGGCGAAGATGGAGAGTCTGGACTGCACCGGATGCCACAATCCCCATGGAAGTAAGGACGGGAAACTCCTTCAGACTACATCGGTCCATCCCGTATTTGAAGATTGTGACAACTGTCATACAGAAGGCACGAAGCTCATGGAAGAGGATCCCGACCTCTGCGCCATGTGCCATGACGACGTAGCGGAAAAAGCTTCGAAGGCTAAGGTGGCTCATCCCGTCATGGAGATGGGCTGCACGAACTGCCATACGCCCCACGTGTCCCGGGAAGCTCATCTATTCAAAGGACCCCAGGTGGAGGTCTGCGGCGCCTGCCACTCGATGGAATACACCGTCTATCACGGCGTGATCGAGTCAGTAGGATGCCAGGCCTGCCATGAACCCCACGGGGGAAATGGAGAGACTCTCCTGAAGGTGGCCGGTAATGGTCTCTGCCTACAATGCCATGATAAAGAGGCGAAGGTTGATGATATCCTTTCTGTTCAGAACAATGATGTTAAACGCATCTCTCTTGATCCTCAGAAAAGGATGGGTCATCCGATTCTAAAACACCCTGTATCCGGAGAGGTCTTTGATGTGAACAAGGTGAAAATGCCAAAGGAAATAAAGAGTCTGGGATGTCTGAGCTGCCATAATCCACATGGAGGAAGTTCAGGTCGTTTGTATGCAGCAAACAAGGAGTCCTATAATGAGCTTTGTGCAATGTGTCATTCAAAATAA